One window of the Thermodesulfomicrobium sp. WS genome contains the following:
- a CDS encoding tetratricopeptide repeat protein → MENICSAPQLREAEAGGQEAYTLEQLSQYCTAADLGLECACSKRQEIKIGTGTTSRKEESTVYYYARQVDDDVLALQTLNDHWLPVGKPQEITLAELVTQYQPEVDVFLKKIRPAMVELRKTIARGDRHRKNGQPYSAELEYNRALAMDEDNVRALFGLGLTYLQYGQPEKAQTVFEHLVSLDGFMDPAHKHLFNEFGIALRKQKLYDEAERYYTRALEICPDDENLYFNLGRAMYEAGKLEHAANAVRICLSLNPRHQEAAKLARAVARAQGT, encoded by the coding sequence ATGGAAAATATCTGTTCTGCACCGCAATTGCGTGAGGCCGAGGCGGGCGGCCAAGAGGCCTATACGCTGGAGCAACTCTCCCAGTACTGCACCGCCGCGGATTTGGGGTTGGAGTGCGCCTGCTCCAAGCGCCAGGAGATCAAGATCGGCACGGGCACGACGAGTCGCAAGGAAGAGAGCACCGTCTACTACTATGCCCGGCAGGTGGACGACGATGTCTTGGCCCTGCAGACCCTCAACGACCATTGGCTGCCGGTGGGCAAGCCTCAGGAGATCACCCTTGCCGAGTTGGTGACGCAGTACCAGCCGGAAGTGGACGTCTTTCTCAAGAAGATCCGGCCGGCCATGGTGGAGCTGCGCAAGACCATCGCCCGCGGCGACCGCCATCGCAAAAACGGGCAGCCGTACTCGGCGGAACTCGAATACAACCGCGCCCTGGCCATGGACGAAGACAACGTGCGCGCCCTCTTCGGCCTGGGGCTCACCTATCTCCAGTACGGTCAGCCGGAAAAGGCGCAAACAGTGTTCGAGCATTTGGTGAGCCTCGACGGCTTCATGGACCCAGCCCACAAGCACCTGTTCAACGAATTCGGCATCGCCCTGCGCAAGCAAAAACTCTACGACGAGGCCGAGCGCTACTATACCCGCGCCTTGGAAATCTGCCCGGACGACGAAAACCTGTATTTCAATCTCGGTCGGGCCATGTACGAGGCCGGCAAGCTGGAGCACGCCGCCAACGCCGTGCGCATTTGCCTCTCCCTCAACCCCCGGCACCAGGAGGCGGCAAAACTGGCCCGCGCCGTGGCCCGGGCCCAGGGGACATGA
- a CDS encoding DUF493 domain-containing protein, with amino-acid sequence MQLELEFPLAWEFRVIAEDTPATQSAIGKVLDRYGYAQRPVRGRASRGGKYVTYSVRVVVPSRDHLDVLAHSLSSCPGVRFLL; translated from the coding sequence ATGCAATTGGAATTGGAGTTTCCCTTGGCTTGGGAGTTTCGCGTGATCGCCGAGGACACCCCCGCCACCCAAAGCGCCATCGGCAAGGTGCTCGACCGCTATGGGTATGCGCAGCGTCCGGTGCGCGGCCGCGCTTCCCGGGGCGGGAAATACGTCACCTACAGCGTGCGGGTGGTGGTGCCGAGCCGCGACCACTTGGACGTCCTGGCCCACAGCCTTTCCTCCTGTCCGGGGGTGCGCTTCTTGCTGTAG
- a CDS encoding adenosine-specific kinase, translating to MELSLVPIHNPAQDNVILGMSHFIKTVEDVHEAIVSTVPRARFGLAFCEASDRCLVRLTGTDDELIALARDNALAIGAGHSFVLFLRDMYPINILRTLRQVPEMVRFFCATANPVQVIVAKTDQGRGILGVVDGFSPKGVEGPDDVEKRRAFLRTIGYKF from the coding sequence ATGGAGCTCTCCCTCGTCCCCATCCACAATCCGGCCCAAGACAACGTCATCCTCGGCATGTCCCATTTCATCAAGACCGTGGAGGACGTCCACGAGGCCATCGTGAGCACCGTGCCGCGGGCCCGCTTTGGTCTGGCCTTTTGCGAGGCCTCGGACCGCTGTCTGGTACGGCTTACCGGAACGGACGACGAACTCATCGCCCTGGCCCGGGACAATGCCTTGGCCATTGGCGCGGGGCACAGCTTCGTCCTCTTTCTGCGGGACATGTACCCCATCAACATCCTGCGCACCCTCAGACAGGTGCCTGAAATGGTGCGTTTTTTCTGCGCCACCGCCAACCCCGTGCAGGTGATCGTGGCAAAGACCGATCAGGGTAGGGGCATTCTCGGCGTGGTGGACGGATTTTCTCCCAAGGGCGTGGAAGGCCCGGACGACGTGGAGAAGCGCCGGGCATTCTTGCGCACCATCGGCTACAAATTTTAA
- a CDS encoding NAD(P)/FAD-dependent oxidoreductase: protein MDQHVDVLIIGQGPAGLSAAIYTARAGMDTLILGCAPKVAGDYAIDNYFGFTETISGKELIERGRIQAAKFGAEIRCERVLSIHLLDDGSFEAVTEAGTVHAQAIILATGVSRVRPNIPDLARFEGKGVSYCVSCDGYFVRGKPVLVVGEGNFAANQALELLQYTLKVTLCTQGKEPAMNADFRRRLEEANIPIRTTSIQALEGDKFLEQVRFDDGTTLDVDGLFVAMGEASSSDFAYTLGLTRNGVFLEADCEQRTNVPGVFAAGDCVGRFLQISVAVGEGAIAARSAIDYVKKRRKQP, encoded by the coding sequence GTGGACCAACACGTAGACGTTCTCATCATCGGCCAGGGCCCGGCCGGACTTTCCGCCGCCATCTACACCGCCCGCGCCGGCATGGATACGCTCATTCTGGGCTGCGCGCCCAAGGTGGCCGGAGACTACGCCATCGACAACTACTTCGGCTTTACCGAGACCATTTCGGGTAAGGAGCTCATCGAGCGCGGCCGCATCCAGGCGGCCAAGTTCGGGGCGGAAATCCGCTGCGAGCGGGTGCTCTCCATCCACCTCCTCGACGACGGCAGCTTCGAAGCGGTGACCGAAGCCGGCACGGTCCATGCCCAGGCCATCATCCTCGCCACGGGCGTGTCCCGCGTGCGGCCCAATATCCCGGACCTTGCCCGCTTCGAGGGCAAGGGCGTATCCTATTGTGTGAGCTGCGACGGCTATTTCGTGCGCGGCAAGCCCGTGCTCGTGGTGGGAGAAGGCAATTTCGCCGCCAACCAGGCCCTGGAGCTGCTGCAATACACCCTCAAGGTCACCCTGTGCACCCAAGGGAAAGAACCCGCCATGAACGCGGATTTCCGCCGCCGCCTGGAAGAGGCGAACATCCCCATCCGCACCACGAGCATCCAGGCCCTGGAAGGCGACAAGTTCCTGGAGCAGGTGCGCTTCGATGACGGCACCACCCTGGACGTGGACGGTCTGTTCGTGGCCATGGGGGAGGCCTCCTCCTCGGACTTTGCCTACACCCTGGGGCTGACGCGCAACGGGGTCTTTTTGGAGGCCGACTGCGAGCAGCGCACCAACGTCCCTGGGGTCTTCGCCGCCGGCGACTGTGTCGGGCGCTTTCTCCAAATCAGTGTGGCTGTGGGCGAAGGGGCCATCGCCGCCAGATCCGCCATCGACTACGTCAAAAAACGGCGCAAACAGCCTTGA
- a CDS encoding PaaI family thioesterase has protein sequence MEPLHIQSCYPPQYQCCYGCGVSNPQALGVATFWDGAVGRATFTPKPEHTAVPGFVYGGLLASLVDCHGVATAAAAIADDPRHPPRLVTASLQVQFLCPTPLGPPLELTARLTERRGRKAVVQVEISVQGSVTVRGEVVAAPIPAHMAHQAAPSSPSAPLTD, from the coding sequence ATGGAACCTCTCCATATCCAAAGCTGCTACCCCCCGCAGTACCAGTGCTGCTACGGATGCGGGGTAAGCAACCCCCAGGCCCTGGGGGTTGCCACTTTCTGGGACGGTGCCGTCGGCCGCGCCACCTTTACCCCCAAGCCCGAACACACCGCTGTGCCGGGGTTCGTCTATGGCGGGCTTTTGGCCTCATTGGTGGACTGCCACGGCGTGGCCACCGCGGCGGCGGCCATCGCCGATGATCCCCGGCATCCGCCGCGGCTGGTGACCGCCTCCTTGCAGGTCCAGTTCCTCTGCCCCACCCCTCTCGGGCCGCCCCTCGAGCTGACCGCCCGTCTCACGGAACGTCGCGGCCGCAAGGCCGTGGTGCAGGTGGAGATCTCCGTCCAGGGGAGCGTGACCGTGCGCGGCGAGGTGGTGGCCGCCCCCATCCCGGCGCACATGGCGCACCAGGCCGCCCCGTCTTCCCCGTCGGCCCCGCTGACCGACTGA
- the fliJ gene encoding flagellar export protein FliJ yields the protein MPPFRFRLQQVLNYRERLEDEAKLALAQAESALAMERLRLKRLEEDLETARLGLLQEARRAADFWLWQPYIQRLTEQRAASLRRLDELAAAVASCQKQLQQRSMERRLVDKLRHRHLQRHTYEENRRDQCALDETATLAYCRRDD from the coding sequence ATGCCGCCCTTTCGCTTCCGTCTGCAGCAAGTCCTGAACTACCGCGAGCGCCTCGAAGACGAGGCCAAACTCGCCCTGGCCCAAGCGGAAAGCGCCCTGGCCATGGAACGCCTGCGCCTGAAGCGCCTCGAAGAGGACCTGGAAACCGCACGCTTGGGCCTCTTGCAGGAGGCCCGGCGTGCGGCGGATTTCTGGCTCTGGCAGCCCTATATCCAACGCCTTACCGAACAACGCGCCGCCAGTCTGCGCCGCCTTGACGAGCTGGCTGCAGCCGTCGCATCCTGCCAAAAACAACTCCAGCAGCGCTCCATGGAGCGCCGCCTCGTGGACAAACTCCGCCACCGCCACCTGCAGCGACACACCTATGAAGAAAACCGCCGCGATCAATGTGCCCTCGACGAAACCGCGACCCTGGCATACTGCCGTCGGGATGACTAG
- the truA gene encoding tRNA pseudouridine(38-40) synthase TruA produces MPRIRLILAYTGTHYHGWQLQALGPTVQGTVEAALERLVGVPTRVHGAGRTDAGVHAVGQVAHFDVAHEKRHIPWQRALNAVLPGDICVREAGEVDADFHARFSATAKEYSYTLWTEPAFVLPQRRPFTWATGPLDLAAMDAAARHLVGTHDFASFQNAGTPVQDTCRTLTAITRTPGPTPWEWTLRFEANGFLKQMVRNLVGLLVAVGRGRIPETAVPDILAARDRKAAPSTAPAQGLCLEWVRYDHG; encoded by the coding sequence GTGCCGCGCATCCGCCTCATCCTGGCCTACACCGGAACCCACTACCATGGCTGGCAACTCCAGGCCCTCGGCCCCACGGTGCAAGGGACCGTGGAAGCCGCCCTCGAGCGCCTGGTGGGCGTCCCCACGCGCGTGCATGGGGCGGGCCGCACCGACGCCGGGGTCCACGCCGTGGGGCAGGTGGCCCATTTCGACGTCGCCCACGAAAAACGCCACATCCCCTGGCAGCGGGCCCTCAACGCGGTGCTGCCCGGCGACATCTGCGTGCGCGAAGCCGGCGAAGTGGATGCGGACTTTCATGCCCGCTTCAGCGCCACCGCCAAAGAATACAGCTATACCTTGTGGACCGAGCCGGCCTTTGTGCTCCCCCAGCGCCGGCCCTTCACCTGGGCCACCGGCCCTCTGGACCTCGCGGCCATGGACGCGGCCGCCCGCCACCTCGTGGGCACCCACGACTTTGCCAGCTTCCAAAACGCCGGCACCCCGGTGCAGGATACCTGCCGCACCCTGACGGCCATCACCCGCACCCCAGGCCCGACCCCCTGGGAATGGACCCTGCGCTTTGAGGCCAATGGATTTCTCAAGCAGATGGTGCGCAACCTGGTGGGACTGCTCGTGGCCGTGGGCCGGGGCCGCATCCCTGAAACAGCCGTGCCGGACATCCTGGCAGCCCGTGACCGCAAGGCCGCGCCGAGCACCGCCCCTGCCCAGGGCCTGTGCCTCGAATGGGTGCGCTACGACCACGGGTAA